From Candidatus Syntrophosphaera sp.:
AGGTGACCGAGCTGGCTGAAGGTGCACGCCTGCTAAGCGTGTGTGGGTCAAAAGCCCACCCAGGGTTCGAATCCCTGCCTCTCCGCCAGAAGTTTAGAGCCAAATTCAGGATTTTGGGCAGTCGCCAAGCGGTAAGGCAGCAGGTTTTGGTCCTGCCACACGGGGGTTCGAATCCTCCCTGCCCAGCCAGAGTTTTTGGGATGTCGTCTAATGGTAGGACAGCGGACTCTGGATCCGTACGTGAGGGTTCAAATCCTTCCATCCCAGCCACTTAAACCCCGGTGCAAGCCGGGGTTTTTGCTTTATGGGGAGGTTTTTACTCCCATTCGGCGCGGCGGTATTTGCGGGTCTTGCGATAGTGCTCTTCCGCGGTGGTGGAAAAGTCGTTCCGGCCTTTGCGGTCGGCCACGAAGTAGAGATATTTGGTCTTGGCCGGGTTGAGGGCGGCCTGGATGGAAGAGAGGGAGGGATTGCAGATCGGTCCGGGCGGCAGGCTGGTATTGATGTATGTATTGTAAGGAGAAGGGATCTGGGTGTCAGCGAGGGTGAGGACGGGGCGCTTGATGTTCCGCCTTTCGAGGATGTAATCCACTGTGGCGCAGGACGCTAGGTGCATTCCGTGGTTCAGGCGGTTTTGCATGACGCTGGCCACGATCCCGCGTTCCTGAGGATGGGCGCTTTCCTTTTCCACGATGCTGGCCAGGATCAGCTTGTCGTAAAAGCCTGCTATGGCGTGGGGATCGATGCCCACGGCGCGGTTTTTGGTGAAGAATTCCCGGGTCATTAGGGCCAGGATCTCGCGCGGGCCGAGGCTGAGGTCAAACAGATAGGTTTCCGGGTACAGGAATCCCTCCAGGGAAGGAACTTTGTAGCCGGTTTGCTCTCGCACGAAAGCAGTGTCGGTGGCTGCGGCAAGAAGCTCGTCATAGCCCGCCAAGCCGCTTTGTTCGATCCTTTGCAGGGTGCGCCGGAGAGAGAGGCCCTCAGGAATGGTGACGCGGACCGAGCTGGTGTTTCCTTTTTCCAGGACCGAGAGGGTTTGATAGAGGCTGGCTTTGCCGCCCAGAGTATAGGTTCCGGCCATGAGCCGACGGTCCGTCCTGCGGAGCTTGGCCAACGTTTTGAACAAAAAGCGGCTTTCGATGATGCCTTGTTCTTCAAGCCGGGCGGCAATTCCGGCGGCGCTGTCTCCGCTGCTGACCCTGAGCACGATCTGCTCCGAACGGACGGGTTTGAAGACCTGCCAAACCGTGAAGGCCAGCAGGGCAAGGAAGGCGATCAGGACAAGCCTGAGCAGGAATCCGGGGCTTGGTCTCAAAGGCTTTCCAAATAGCTTTTCAGGATCATGGCGGCGGCCATGGCGTCCTGGAAATTGCGGCGCTGTTTCCAGCCATAGCCCATCTTGATGAGTTCGCCGATGGCCTCGGAGGTGCTGTAACGCTCGTCCCAGGCCACTATGGGAGTTTCGATGGCAGCGGAAAGCCGGTCCATGAAAGCGATTGTCTCATCGGTTTTGGGGGTGTTTCCGCCTTCGATGGCATAAGGCAGGCCCATCACGATCAATTCCACGCACTGTTCGCTGATCACTTTGCGCAATTCTGCCAGAACGGTTTCGAAGCCGGAATTGGGGATGACTTTCAAAGGTTTGGCAAACAGCTTGAGGGGATCGCTCAGCGCCAGGCCGATCCGCTTTTCCCCATAATCGATGGCCAGGATGCGGCTGACGGGGCTCACAGATTCGATTCGTCTCTCCAGATGGCGATGTACCAACGGTTGTCGGCAGGTTTCAGATAGAAGCGGGCCACCCCACTGGCGGTGATCATGGAATTGGTCGCGTAGTAGGATAGTTTGAGATCAAAGATGCAGGGGATGACGACCCAGCCTTCGTGCCCGAGTTCGGGATCGTTTTCCCAACTGTCCTCAGGCGGGACCTGCAGGCGGAGGTTGAGTTCGTCCGGGGGCAGGCGGCTGCCGTCGGAAGAGCCGTTGGTAAAGAGATTTTCGGTGTACAGCACTTCCTCGTCGTAGCCCCACCAGGAATCGCGGATGCCGTCACCATTGACGTCAACGCCAATCTGGCTGACTTCCGAGGCGATCAGTTCAAAGCGGAAGTCATCGGCCAACAGGCTTTTATAGATGTTGATGTTGCGTTCGGTGTAGGCAAGCTCCAGATTCTGCAAAACCTCGACCGGCGTGCGGTTACGGAACGTGCCGTCGGAATTGTCCACCAAAGGGGGGCGGAAAGGATTCCAGCAGCTTCCCAAAACAAGCAGCACCGCGAACAGCGGCAGGACCTGGAGCTTATTGCGAGAAATCATACTTCATCTTTCCCCAGCTGGAATGCCCCGGTGCGCGGTAGTCATACCATTTGCTGATGTACCAGTAGGCCCCTGATTTCTGGAACTGGAGCTCGAACTCACCCTTGTAATATTCAGGTTGGGCCAGGCCCGGGGCATAGCGCCGAAGCTCGTATTCACGATAGATCCTGGCCTCACTGGCAGTGATCTCATCCGGTTGCGAGGGCAGGGCGAAAAGGGTTACCTGGATGCTGTCGGACTGATTGTGCAGATTAAGCAGCATGTCCTGTTCCTGGGTGGCTGTCCAGGTCGGGGCGAGGTTGTAGTCGTTGATGTCCTGCGCCGAGAAATGGAAGCTGTAATTGGCGGCAAACAGGTTATAGTATTTGATCGCGTTACGGCTGTCCACATAGCAATACTCCAGGTTTTCCAGGCAGAGGTCCCAACTGGTGGCATAACTGTTCCAGGGGGCCGGTTTGGTGGGCGGATCGGAATCCCTCACCCGGAAAAGGTCGCATCCGGCCAACAGGGCCAGAAGGATCAGGAGCATGGGGATATTTCTCATAATCTCACAATATGGAAGGGGGAAATCGTGTCAACTGATATTTTCTGATCCAGGCTCTGTATGGTTGAGAGAAATGGCAGCACCAGCAATCGCCTATCCGATTGGCAGACATGAAGATGGACGGAATATCCGTTGCCCCTGCCAGGTCTCTACAGCAAGCATACCTTGGGCAGAGAAGACCTGGCACACCAGCCATAACTGGCTGATGGTCTTGAGTATGCCAGCCTGAAAGCTCTATGGGGTAAAGGGGGCGCTCTGGGAAGAGGGTAAAACTTAGTTGGATCAAAGGCAGAAAAAAGGTATTGACAGAAACGGGCTCTGCCAAAAAGCTGACCATCACTTGCAAAAAATACCAGAAACGCATAGCACAAGTCCCAAGTTTTGCAGGGACTTATAGTTCTTTAGGAGGAACGATGTTATCCTGTTTACGGGATACTCGTATGAGTATCACTGGGGTGAATGCGACAGCATTTTGCCCTGCCAACAACGAAGCCAACTTAGCAGAGAAAGACTTGGCGCGGCCGGGCGGCAAAATTGAGCCGTCAATGGGCCCGAGAGGTTTTTTCTGTCTAAAAAGTGGAGGAACCAGTGAGTAATACCGAAAATCGCATCCGGATAAAGCTGAAAGCATACGATCATCGTCTACTGGATCAATCTGTGGCGGAAATTGTGAAAAGCACCCGCAACACGGGCGCCAAAGTCATTGGACCCATTCCACTTCCGACCGACAAGACCCTATACACGATCCTGCGCTCACCGCATGCGGACAAGAAATCCCAGGACCAATTCCAAATGCTGGTGCATAAGAGATTGATCGACATATTGAATCCCACACAGCAGACCACCAACGCTTTGAAAAAGCTGAGTCTGCCGGCTGGAGTCCATGTGGAAATCAAGGCAAACACGAGGAGCTAGCATGTTGGGATTGATCGGTAAGAAAATTGGCATGACGCAGGTCTTCGACGCGGACGGCAAAGTGATCCCGGTGACGGTGATCAAGGCCGGCCCCTGCCGCGTGATCTGCAAGCGCACCAAAGACCTGCATGGCTACGAAGCCCTCCAATTGGGTTATGAAGCCATCACGGACAAACAGAGCAAACGCCCGCTGATAGGGCACTTCAAGAAAAATGACAGCCCGGTGTTCCGTTATGTGCGTGAATTCCGCCCTGCCTACGGCCAGCAAATCGACGACTATGAAGTCGGCAAGGAACTGACCGCCGAAATGTTCAGCCTCACCGATACGGTCAGTGTCCGTTCCAACTCCAAGGGACGCGGCTACACTGGCGTGATGAAGCGTCACGGCTTCTCAGGCTTCATGCAGTCCCACGGCGTGCACGAGTCTTTCCGCGGCGGCGGCTCCATCGGACAATGCGCCCAGCCCTCACGCGTGCTGAAAGGCATGAAAATGGCCGGCCAGCACGGCAACGCCCAGGTGACTGTGCGTCACCTCAAGGTGGTGCAAGTGGACGCGGAAAACAACCTGATCCTGGTCAAGGGCGCTGTCCCCGGACACCGCAATTCGCTGGTGATCATACATAAGGAACAATAGGGGAGAGGAAAATGGTAAAAGCGATAAAATTCAACTCTCTCGGCGAACGGATCGAAGAGATCGAACTTCCGGCCAGCATATTCGACGTGGACGTAAATTCCCCCAAAGTGCTGCTGCATGAAGTGGTGACGATGTTTCTGGGCAACCAGCGCCAGGGAACGGTGCAGAAAAAGAACCGTGCCATGACGGCTGGCAGCACCCGCAAACTGTTCAGGCAGAAAGGCACTGGCAACGCGCGCCAGGGCTCACGCCGCACACCGGTCAGGGTACACGGCGGACGGGCTTTCGCCATCCTGCCCAAGGACTGGTACCGTCCGATCCCCCGCACCAAAAAACGCCAGGCGCTGAAAGTCGCCCTGACAGACCGTGCCCGCGAAGGCAGGGTCTTCATCGTCGAAGCGCTCGATTTTGACAAACCCAACACCAAGCAGGCGCTTGAGCTGCTGGGAAAGATCATACCCGAAAAGGGACGCAAACTTGTGGTCACAGATGGGAATCACCTGCCTACGGTGAGATCCTTCACCAATCTGCCTGAGGTCATGACCGACCGGGCGGACAGCCTGCATGCCTATGAAGTTCTTAAAAGCAGCTACATTCTGATGACCCAGGACGCCCTCAACAAAGTGAAGGAGGTATTCAGCTCATGATACATCCGCGCAACATAGTGATCGCTCCGATCATCACCGAGAAGAGTGAAAAACAGGTCCAGGACACGAACACCTACACCTTCAAAGTGAGCATAAACGCAAACAAGATAGAGATCAAGCACGCCATCGAACGGATCTTTTCCGTCAAGGTGCTTGACGTAAATACAATCCGCATGCTGGGCAAGCCGAAACGGCTTGGTAAATACAGCGGCAAACGCCCGGATTGGAAGAAAGCCATCGTAACCCTCAGAGCCGGCGACAAGATCGGCGATTTTGAGGTCTAAGGGGTAAATCATGGGAATCAAGAAATACAAACCTACCACCCCCAGCATGCGCTTCCGCACGGGATACACCTTTGCAGAGATCACCACGGACAGCCCTGAAAAATCGCTGCTGAAACCGGTGCGCAAATCCGGCGGACGCAACAACCAGGGCAGAATCACCTGCCGCCATCGCGGCGGAGGCCATCGCAGACACTACCGTATCATAGATTATAAGCGGGACAAATTCGGGATCCCGGCCAAAGTGGCATCGATCGAATACGATCCCAACCGCACCGCCCGCATCGCCCTGCTGCATTACATTGACGGCGAAAAACGCTACATCATAGCGCCTGACGGCTTGAAAGTTGGGGCAAAAGTGATGTCCGGTCCCGAGGCCGAAATTGCTTTGGGCAACGCCATTCCTTTGGAAAGGATACCCTTGGGCTCAACGGTTCACAACATTGAACTGAAGAGAGGCCGGGGCGGCCAGATCGCCCGTTCCGCGGGAACCTACGGCCAGGTCGTGGCCAAAGACGGCGACTACGTGCACGTGAAGATGCCCTCGAACGACGTCCATCTTGTGCGCAAAGAATGTCTGGCGACCATGGGCCAGGTGAGCAACCAAGACCACAACCTGATCCAGATCGGTAAAGCCGGCCGCAACCGCTGGAAAGGCCTGCGCCCCAAAGTGCGCGGCGTGGCTATGAACCCCGTCGACCATCCCATGGGCGGCGGCGAAGGTAAATCTTCCGGTGGTGGCCATCCGGTCTCACCTTGGGGAAAACCGGCCAAGGGTGGCAAAACCCGCAAAACCCGCAAGTATTCCGATAAATATATCGTGAAAGCAGTTAAAAAGAGATAAGGGAAGGAAACAATGGCACGTTCAATCAAGAAAGGCCCCTTTGTCGACGATCACCTGTTGAAGAAAGTGGAAATACTGAATTCTGACAACAAGAAAAACGTGATCAAGACCTGGTCCCGCCGCTCAGTGATCATACCCTCTTTTATCGGACATACCTTTTCGGTGCACAACGGACATAAGTTTGTACCGGTGTATGTGACCGAAAACATGGTGGGCCACAAGCTGGGTGAATTTTCACCCACACGCACCTACCGTGGACATAAAGACAAGAAAAGCAAGGCAAAATAAAGGAGAATAAGAGATGGAAGCAACAGCGAAACTCCGTTTTGCCCGTGGATCGGCCCGCAAAGCGCGCCTGGTTTTGGACCAGATCCGCTATAAACGCGTCACCGAAGCCCAGAACATCCTGCGTTTCTCCCGCCGCAGCGCGGCAGAAACGATCGGCAAACTTTTGGCTTCTGCCATCGCCAACGCGCAGGTCAAGGAACCCAAGATCGATCTCGACAGGGTTTTTGTTACCGTGGCCACAGCCGATGCCGGTCCCCAAATGAAACGCTACATGCCCAGATCGCATGGCAGGGCATACATGATCCGCAAACAGACCTGCCACATCGCTCTGGAAATCCAGTCCATAGAAGAGTAGGAGGAAGACCTTGGGACAAAAAATACACCCCATTCTGTATCGCCTCGGCGTTAATAAGGATACCGAATCAATTTGGTTTGCTCAGGGTACCACGTATGTGGATTTCCTCCAGGAAGACATCCAGATCCGTAAGTACATCCACAAACGCCTTGATCAAAAGATGGTCTCGAGAGTGAAGATCTCCCGCAAGACCAGCTCCATCACGATAGACATCCACACCGCGCGGCCGGGCCTGGTCATCGGTAAAAAAGGCGAAGACATCGACCGCCTGCGTAACGAGCTGAATGTCCTGATAAACAAGAACCGTAAAAATCCGATATCGGTGTCGATTAATATCGAACAGATCGACAAGATGTGGCTGGATGCCCGTCTGGTCGGACACGAAGTGGCCCGCCAGCTCGAAGAACGCGTCTCCTTCCGCCGCGCCATGAAACTGGCGATGCGCAACGTGCTCAAGGAAGGCGCCCTGGGAGTGAAAGTGCAGGTTTCCGGCCGCCTCGGCGGAGCTGAGATCGCGCGCACCGAACGCTACAAACAAGGCCGCACCCCGTTGCACACTTTGCGTGCCGATATCGATTATGCCTGCGTGGAAGCAAACACGACCTATGGAGTCATAGGGATCAAGGTTTGGATCTACAAGGGCGACATTCTGGGTTAGGAGAAGGTAAATGTTAGCACCAAAGAAAGTAAGACATCGCAAAATGATGAAGGGCAGACGGAATGGTCTTGCCTGGAGCGGAAGCAATGTGGACTTCGGCGATTATGGATTGATCGCCCTGGAAGATGCCTTCATCACAAGCCGTCAGATCGAAGCAGCTCGTATCGCCATCACGCGCCACATGAAACGTCTTGGCAAGGTATGGATCCGCATATTCCCGGACAAGCCCATAACCAAGAAACCAGCGGAAACCCGCATGGGCAAGGGAAAGGGAGCTCCGGAATACTGGGTGGCAGTGGTTCGCCCGGGCCGCGTCCTTTTTGAAATCGAAGGCGTGGACGTGAAAATCGCCAAGGAAGCCATGCGCCTCGCGTCGCATAAACTGCCGATCAAAACCCGCCTGATTGCCCGTGAAGGAGTGGAATTATGAAGATCGACGAGATCCGTGAAATGACCCTGGATGACATGCAATCCCGGCTCGAGGAACTGCGGATGGAACTCTTCAACCTGCGCTTTCAAAAGTCCAAAAACCTGCTGGACCGTTCAGACAGACTGCGCATCGTAAGAAGGGATATCGCCCGCATCAATACCATCATCAAAGAAAAAGAGCAAAGGCAGTGAGGTGAATTGTGGCACAAGCTCGTAAAATGATCAAACAGGGTGTCGTCGTGAGCGACAAGAACGACAAGACCATCGTGGTCAGGGTTCAACGCCAATACATACACCCACTGTATAAAAAAACCGTGCGCCGGCATAAAAAGTTCATGGCCCACGACGAGAACAACGATGCCCATGAAGGCGATGAGGTCCAGATTGTGGAATACCGCCCCATGAGCGCTCGCAAACGCTGGGCTCTGCACAAGATCGTAGAGCGCAGTAAATAGGGGAGTTTTGGAATGATTCAAGCCCAAACGATATTGAATATCGCCGATAACTCCGGTGCCAAGAAAGCCATGTGCATCAAAGTGCTTGGCGGCACCAGACGTAAATACGCCAGCGTTGGCGACGTCATAGTTGTTGCGATCAAATCCGCCTCACCCGGCGGCAAAGTGAAAAAAGGCAGCGTGGAACGGGCCGTGATAGTTCGCACCGCGAAAGAAATCCGGCGTCCGGACGGATCCTACATCCGTTTTGCGGACAATGCTGCTGTGATAATCGACGAGAAGCACGATCCCAAGGGAACCCGCATCTTCGGCCCCGTGGCCCGCGAACTGCGCGAGCACCAGTACATGAAGATCGTTTCCCTGGCTCCGGAAGTGCTGTAGGAGAACATGATGCCAGACAAACTGAAACTGAAAAAAGGCGACTTCGTGATCGTCATATCCGGCGCCGACAAAGGACGCAAGGGACGCATCCTGAAAGCGTATCCCAAAACGAACCGGGTGATCGTGGAAAAAGTGCACATGATCAAGAAACACACCAAACCCTCGCAGAGTAATCCGCAGGGCGGCATCGTTTCCATGGAAGCGCCGGTCAACGCTTCCAACGTGATGCTTTTCAACGAGAAGCTGAATACCGTTTCCAAACCGGTCATCCACGTTCGCGAGGGCCATCGGGTCCGCGTTTGCAAGAAATCCGGTGACGAGCTGTAAGGAAGGATAGCATGAACAGAATGAAAGAACATTACCAGAAAGTTGTGATTCCCGCCCTGCAGAAGCGTTTTTCCTACAAAAACCCGCACCAGGTGCCGCGTCTGAACAAGATCGTGGTGAGCATGGGAGTGGGCAGCGCCACCCAGAACAAAGCCCTTTTGGACAACGCCGTGAAAGACCTGGAACAGATCACGGGCCGCAAAGTGATCATCACCAAGGCCCGCAAATCCATATCCAATTTCAAGCTGCGCCAGGGAATGCCGATCGGCTGCAAGGTCACCTTGCGTGACGAGGTCATGTATGAATTCTTCGATCGCCTTGTCTCCATGGCCATTCCGCGCATCAGAGACTTTCGGGGAATTCCTTCCGATTCCTTCGACGGCAGGGGCAATTTTTCCCTCGGCCTCAAGGAACAGACCGTGTTTCCCGAGATTGAATATGACAAGATTGACGCCATCCGCGGCTTGAACATCAACATAGTTACCACCGCGCACAACGATGAGGAAGCCCGCGCTCTGCTCAAGGAACTCGGCATGCCTTTCCAGCGCGGCGAATAAGGAGAATCAATGGCAAAGAAATCCCTGATCCTTAAACAACAAAGAACACCGAAATTCAAAGTAAGAAAATACAACCGCTGTATGATTTGCGGCCGGCCCAGGGCCTACATGCGCGATTTTGGCATGTGCCGCCTGTGTTTCCGCAAATACGCATCCCAGGGCCAGATACCCGGGATAACCAGAGCAAGTTGGTAACCAATGGAGGATACAAATGAGCGTTAGTGATCCGATAGCTGATGCATTGACCAAGATCCGCAATGCATATCGTGCCGGACATACGCAGGTAATTGTGAATCACAACCGCCTCGTCGAGGCGTTGGTGAAGATCCTTGCCGCTGAGAACTTTGTCAATAGTGTCCAGGTTCTCGATAAAGATCCGGAACAGAAAATCAATTATAGACGCATCCTGGTTAACCTTCGCTATACCAATGACGGGGTTCCCGTCATGCAGGGTTTGGTGAGGATATCCACACCGGGAAGGCGCGTGTATGTCAAAGCAAACAACATCCCCAGCGTATACAACAACACTGGCTGCGCCGTGATCTCCACCTCACAGGGTGTGATGGTCGATCGCGACGCCAGGTTGAAGCGCGTTGGCGGAGAATTCATTTGCAAGGTTTGGTAGGAGGATAGATGTCTCGCATTGGAAAAGCCCCTATCAAATTCGACGCCAACACCAAAGTGGACGTCAAGGACAACGTGGTCCACGTCAAGGGAAATCTGGGAGAACTGCAATATCAACTGTTGCCCGGCATCAGCCTGGAAATGGAAGATGGCGTCCTTCACGTAAAGCGCAGCGACGACAGCAAATCACAGCGGGCCGTGCATGGATTGACCCGGGCTCTGCTGCAGAACATGGTCACCGGAGTCACGGACGGGTTTCAGAAGACCCTGAACGTGATCGGGACCGGTTATTCAGCCGAACGGGTGGGACCTTGGTTGAGGCTCAGCCTGGGCTACTCGCACGACATCGTGCTGGAGGTCCCTTCAGGCCTGACCGTGGAAGCCGAAGCCGTACCCCGTTCGAAAGGAACGCGCAGCGACCTGCAAAGCATCATCCGCATCAAAGGAATAGACAGACAGCTTGTCGGTCATTTTGCGGCTGAAGTCCGTTCCTGCCGTCCGCCCGAAAACTACAAGGGCAAGGGTGTGCGTTACGTGGACGAAAAAGTCACCATCAAAGCCGGTAAGGCCGGAACGAAATAAGCGAGGATCTGGAAATGATAAAACCCAGCAACATAATAAAACATGCCCTCCGCGACCGGCGCAAGGCTGCCATTCGCAAGAAACTTCAGGGCTCGGCAGAACGCCCGCGTCTCGTGGTTTTCCGCAGCCTGAAACACATCTATGCCCAGATCATCGACGATACCACCGGCAAGACCATCGTGTCCGCCTCCACCAGAGGCAAAGACATCCAGCTGGAAACCGGCAAGAAGAAAGCAGAGCAGAGCTTTCAGGTTGGCAAACTCCTGGGCGAGAAAGCCATCGCTGCCGGCCTGACGAAAGTGGCTTTTGACCGCGCAGGTTACAAATATCACGGCAGAGTCAAAGCCCTGGCCGACGGAGCCCGGAAAGCCGGACTCGATTTCTGATAGGAGGAAGCTTGTACTACGATCGTAACAATACCGAAGAAGAAAAACTGGTTGAAACAGTCATAGAGACCAAACGAGTCGCCAAAGTCGTCAAAGGCGGACGCAACTTCAGTTTCAGCGCCATAGTCGTGATCGGCGACCGGGCTGGCAAGATTGGAGTGGGAAACGGCAAGGCAAACGAAATTGCCGACGCCATCCGCAAGGCCAAGGAAAAAGCGACCAAGAGCATGTTTACGGTTCCCATCATCAAAGGAACCATTCCGCATGAGATCGTCGCTCGTTACGGGGCCAGCCGGGTCATGATGAAACCTGCCTCCGAAGGCACGGGAGTCATAGCCGGCGGTACGACTCGCGCCATTTTTGAAGCTGCGGGGATCCAAAACATCCTCTGCAAATCCCTGGGCTCCAACACGCCCTGCAACGTTGTCAAGGCAACCATCTCAGGCCTGAAATCGATGCGGACCCTATCCGACATAGCCAGATTGCGCAACAAGACCATATCCGAGCTGACCGGAAGGGAGGAGAAATGAAGATCAAGGTTACCCAGATACGCAGCACCATAAATCGCAAAGAGAATCATAAACGGGTTATCAAATCCCTTGGTTTGGGACATCCCGGCAAAAGCCGCGTTCATGATGATAACCCCTGCATCCGAGGCATGATCAAGAAAGTATCATACCTCATCCAAGTTGAAGAAGTGAAGGGAGAATAACATGCTAACCCTTTCAAATTTGGGGAAACCCGCGGGCAGAAAAGCAAAGAAACGCTTGGGAAAAGGCCAGGGAACAGGCCAGGGACATCAGGCCGGACGAGGCCATAAGGGCAAAAAATCCCGCTCTGGCGGAAATGTTCCAGCCTATTTCGAAGGTGGCCAGATGCCCTTGAACCGCCGTTTGCCCAAACGCGGTTTCAAGAATCCTTTTCGCAAGAACTTCCGCGTGCTGAACTTATCCCGTTTGATCGGGATCGAAGAGACTGAGTTTGACATTGCCAAGCTCGAACTGATGGGATTTCTTCCTGCCAAGGGCAAGAAGGCCAAGTATCCCGTCAAAGTTTTGGCCAGCGTCAACGAAGATTTCACCAAAACCGTTCACATCAAGGCCAATGCCTTTTCCAAACGGGCCGCCGAACTGATTGCTGCGAACGGTGGCAAGGCGGAGGTGGTGTAATTTGTTCAAGACAATAGCGAACATTTTCCGGATACCGGATCTAAAGAAGAAGATCCTGTTCACCTCGCTAATGCTGGTTTTATACCGCCTGGGGAGCTTCGTTCCGATCCCGGGGGTGGACACCACGCAGCTCAAATCGTTCTTTGCGGCCCAGTCAGGTAGTTTGTTCGACCTGCTTAACCTCTTTGTGGGCGGTAACTTTGAACGCGCGTCGGTCTTTGCGCTGGGCATCATGCCCTATATTACGGCCTCGATCGTCATCCAGCTTCTGGGCAGCATCGTGCCTTATTTCGAGAAGTTGCGCAAAGAAGGAGCCGACGGCCAGAAGAAATTGAACCAGATCACCCGTTACGGGACTGTGGCCCTGGCAGGTTTCAATGCCCTGACCATAACCATCGGGCTCATCAACATGCAGGGCGCTAGCGGACCCGTGGTCCCGCATGTCAGCTTCCTGTTCCATTTCACTGGGATCGTCACTCTCATCACCGGTACCATGATCGTCATGTGGCTGGGTGAGCAGATAACAGAACACGGAATAGGCAACGGCATCTCCCTGATCATTTTCGCCGGCATAATCGCCCGCTATCCTGAAGGGTTC
This genomic window contains:
- the rplX gene encoding 50S ribosomal protein L24, coding for MMPDKLKLKKGDFVIVISGADKGRKGRILKAYPKTNRVIVEKVHMIKKHTKPSQSNPQGGIVSMEAPVNASNVMLFNEKLNTVSKPVIHVREGHRVRVCKKSGDEL
- the rplE gene encoding 50S ribosomal protein L5, with product MNRMKEHYQKVVIPALQKRFSYKNPHQVPRLNKIVVSMGVGSATQNKALLDNAVKDLEQITGRKVIITKARKSISNFKLRQGMPIGCKVTLRDEVMYEFFDRLVSMAIPRIRDFRGIPSDSFDGRGNFSLGLKEQTVFPEIEYDKIDAIRGLNINIVTTAHNDEEARALLKELGMPFQRGE
- a CDS encoding type Z 30S ribosomal protein S14 codes for the protein MAKKSLILKQQRTPKFKVRKYNRCMICGRPRAYMRDFGMCRLCFRKYASQGQIPGITRASW
- the rpsH gene encoding 30S ribosomal protein S8; translation: MSVSDPIADALTKIRNAYRAGHTQVIVNHNRLVEALVKILAAENFVNSVQVLDKDPEQKINYRRILVNLRYTNDGVPVMQGLVRISTPGRRVYVKANNIPSVYNNTGCAVISTSQGVMVDRDARLKRVGGEFICKVW
- the rplF gene encoding 50S ribosomal protein L6 — encoded protein: MSRIGKAPIKFDANTKVDVKDNVVHVKGNLGELQYQLLPGISLEMEDGVLHVKRSDDSKSQRAVHGLTRALLQNMVTGVTDGFQKTLNVIGTGYSAERVGPWLRLSLGYSHDIVLEVPSGLTVEAEAVPRSKGTRSDLQSIIRIKGIDRQLVGHFAAEVRSCRPPENYKGKGVRYVDEKVTIKAGKAGTK
- the rplR gene encoding 50S ribosomal protein L18, whose amino-acid sequence is MIKPSNIIKHALRDRRKAAIRKKLQGSAERPRLVVFRSLKHIYAQIIDDTTGKTIVSASTRGKDIQLETGKKKAEQSFQVGKLLGEKAIAAGLTKVAFDRAGYKYHGRVKALADGARKAGLDF
- the rpsE gene encoding 30S ribosomal protein S5 — its product is MYYDRNNTEEEKLVETVIETKRVAKVVKGGRNFSFSAIVVIGDRAGKIGVGNGKANEIADAIRKAKEKATKSMFTVPIIKGTIPHEIVARYGASRVMMKPASEGTGVIAGGTTRAIFEAAGIQNILCKSLGSNTPCNVVKATISGLKSMRTLSDIARLRNKTISELTGREEK
- the rpmD gene encoding 50S ribosomal protein L30, whose translation is MKIKVTQIRSTINRKENHKRVIKSLGLGHPGKSRVHDDNPCIRGMIKKVSYLIQVEEVKGE
- the rplO gene encoding 50S ribosomal protein L15, translated to MLTLSNLGKPAGRKAKKRLGKGQGTGQGHQAGRGHKGKKSRSGGNVPAYFEGGQMPLNRRLPKRGFKNPFRKNFRVLNLSRLIGIEETEFDIAKLELMGFLPAKGKKAKYPVKVLASVNEDFTKTVHIKANAFSKRAAELIAANGGKAEVV